The DNA sequence ATCGGTGCCCAGGTTGGGACTGTCTTCGGACGAAAACTCAAAGGCGAACAGCTCAAGATAATCCTTGCAGTGATCGTCCTCGCTGTGACGGTCAAGATCGTCTTTGAGCTCACCATGGCTCCGTCATTACTTCTTTCAAGAGGAGGAGGTCACTGATGAAAGAGATATGGACATCAGAAGTCGGAAGAGGGAAGATAACGTTCTGCTTATCGATAGCACTCCTTGTCCTCTTCGTTATCACGAGATATCCGGGTCAGGCTTCGGCAGCACTCACGGTCACAGCAAACCATGACCGCATAAAGATCGACTTCCTGTACCACGGAAGCTCGGTCAGCGTGAGGGGCGAGGCAGATGCAGGGACCGACCTTATTGTCAAGATAGCGTCACCAGAAGGGCATGAGGCATTGAAGAAAAAAGGGAAAATGGCCGGCTTATTGTGGATGAATGTGGGCGAACTCACCTTTGAAGGTGTCCCGACCCTCTATTTCGTCCATAGCACAAGGAAGCTTGAAGATATCCTGAGCCGGGAAGAGATGGACAAATATGTCATCGGTTATCCTGCTCTCGAAAGACACGCTGAACTGAAACCTGCCCTGACGGAAGGAGAAAAGGACCTGTGGTTCCGGGAATTTCTCAAGTACAAACAGGCATCGAGACTCTACGACATGTCTTCGGGAAAACTCTACACTTCCGATATGAAGAAAGAATCTCCTGACCTCGCGGCGGGGAAGGAAGGAAAACAGAACTACTACACCCTTCTGGACTGGCCATACCAGGCGCCTCCCGGTGACTATATCGTTACTGTCTACGCCGTCAAAGACAACAAGGTCATCGAAAAGGCAGAAACGGCGGTTGTCGTGGAGCAGGTGGGGCTGGTAAAGACCCTCTCTTCCATGGCAAAGAACAGAGGAGCACTCTACGGAATGCTCTCAATACTCGCTGCCCTCGGCGCAGGCTTTGGAGTCGGAATGGTCTTCAGGAAAGGCGGAGGAGCGCATTAGTCTCATGTATGACAACATCCTGGTAGCCTTTGACGGATCAGACTATAGCAAGGCGGCCCTTACGGAAATTTCCCACTGGATAAACAGGCACGGCGGGAATGTCTCCCTTGTCCACGCCGTTTACTTTGACGAAGAGGAATTCAGCATCGCTCCCGAACAGAGGGAAAAGCGGCTGGAACTGGGAAAGAAGATATGCTTCCAGAAAAAGGAGAAACTATCCTCAGAATTCGGTCTTGACGCAGACTCTCTGGTCTGCGAGGGGGACCCGCCGGAAGTTATCGTCGATATCGCGAGCGAAAAAAAAGCTGATCTCATCGCCATGGGCACCCATGGCAGAAGGGGTCTCAAGAGGCTCTTGATGGGAAGCGTGACGTCAGCGGTGATCGTCCAAGCCCCCTGCGACGTTCTCGTGGTTAAGAGGCCCTGCAGCAAGTGCACGGGAACGTATAGATCCATCATGGTTCCCTTTGACGGTTCCGACTCCGGCAGGAGTGCCCTCAGCAGGGCGTGTCATCTGGCAAAGATTGACAATGCCGAAATAACAGCCCTCTATGTCATCCCCCGGTATGAGGAGATGATCGATTTCTTCAAGACCGAGTCGATAAGGAGCAGTCTCGGTCAGGAGGCAAGAAAGATCGTCGACAGTGCAGCAGACCTCGCAGCGGCCCAGGGCATTTCGATCAAGACTGAGATCGTCGAGGGACAGGCTGCGGAAAAGATCGTCGACAGTGCGAAGAAGATGAAGATCGACCTGATAGCCATGGGCAGTCACGGACACCGGGGTGTTGATAAGGCAATCCTTGGAAGCACTGCCGAAAGGGTCATCATGTATGCCGCCTGTCCCGTACTGGTCGTAAAACGGTAAAAATAAAAGGGTTCGGTTCTCGTCCCTCCTAAACTTAGAATTTTACGTTGACACGGACTTTCAAGGAGTTTCATAATAGAACATGAGTTGAAGCCATTGCTGTGACCTATCAGGAGTGAGAAGGAGGTGATAAGAGCGGGAACGGATGTTTTCGGTAAGGGCCTTGTCCACTAACGAAAAGAAACATTGGGAGGAAAGATGAGGAAAAGAGTCGTTCTTTTGTTGCTTGTGGTATTTGCCATCGCCGGGTACGTGATAGCTTCAGCCGTTGAGATGGCTGACACCTGCCTCACAGGACCGGGCGATTCCATTGAAGCAAAGGTCGTGACACCTGAAGAGGGGGTTACGTTCAACGCCACTGCCTATATTGCCGGGCACGGAGGGCATATCGCCGTAGTCGATATGAGGACCATGAAGCCGCCTACGGATATGGAAAAGGGCAGAATCGTCCTTACGGAAGCAGGTTCTGAAATGGAAGGCAAGATCGCGGGCATGAGCTTCGAAGAGGTCAAGAAGGCCGGAGGAACCCACGGCCAGGCCATCGTAGCCGAGAAGGGGAAGAAGGTTCTCGTCGCCGGAACCCTGAGCGGAGACGTCTATAAGATTGATCTCGCTACGGGAAAGAAGTCGGGACCCTATAAGGTGGGCGAGAAGTTCTGCGGCGCCGTCGTAGGACCCGACGGAAATATCTACTTCGAGGACATGGCTGACGGCAATGTCTATGTATGGGATTCCCAGAAGCTGAAGACCGTTGACAAGATGCCTGTAGGAAAGGCTGTCTGCGGAATCCAATGGACGAAGAACAACAAGAAGGCTTACATAACCGACATGCCGACAGGAACGGTATACGTGTACGATTGGACGACAAAGAAGAAGATCAAGGAAATCACGAGCCCTGAGATGACCTTCCTCCACCAGGCAAGGATGACGCCCGACGGCAAATACCTCTTTGTGAGCGCGCCGAACGAGTTTGATCCTGGTCTGAAACCGCCAACCCATAAGAGCCAGGTCATCGTCATCGATACGGCCAAGGATACGATCATAAAGCGGATCATCCTGCCCGATGATGTCAGGCCCCATGACTTCGCCTTCACAAAGGACGGCAGATATGTGTTCCTCTCATCGAGGACCTATGCCGATGACAGTGCGATCAATGTCATGGACCTGAAGACGGGCAACATCGTGAGAAAGGTCTCTGCATGTGCCGAATGTCACAAGAACGCCGGCGTCACCGTGAGGATTGACAAGGGATCGCCTCTCCTCTGCGGCATCGAGGTCGACTGGCACTAGGCAGCGAAGTAGTCAATCACCTGCTGGAGAAGAGCTCCGGTGAAAGAGAGGGGGGCAACACGTATTGCCCCCTTTCTTTCTGAATACAACTTAAAGACTCTATGAAGGCAAAACTGAATATAGTATCCTTTGCGGTGAAAAACCTGAGGAGGAAGATCGTACGAACAGCCCTCCTCCTTTTGGCCGTTGCCGTTGTCACGGGGACCTTATTCTCCGCAACCCTCTTCATTTCGAGCATGCAGAATGCTCTGAAGATCGGGACTTACAGGCTCGGTGCGGATGTCCTCATTGTCCCGGAAAAATATGAAGCCCAGGCCCGTTCCGCACTCCTTGCAGGAGAACCGACAAGCTTTTATATGAAGCACGACGTCCTCGATCAGGCAAGGAAGGTTGAAGGCGTCAAGGCAGCATCACCCCAGGTATTTGTAAAGCCTGCTTCCTTCACCTGCTGTTACAACGTCGACGTTTTTCTCGTCGCCTTTGAGCCGGGAACGGACTTTACGGTAACGCCCTGGGTCGAAAAACACCTCAAGCGACCCCTCGGCATGAATGAAGTGATCACAGGACGGGATGTGCCGGTGATCACCGGTGACTCCCTGCCCTTTTTCGGGACGATCTTCAAGGTGGTGGGAACCCTCGAACCGACGGGTATGAAGTTCTTTGATCGCTCTGTCTTCATGACGCTCGACGCGGCTTACAAGATGGCCGAGGATTCGAAGACCAAATCGATGCAGCCCATCGATCTCCCGGCAAAGAGCATCTCTGCCGTCCTTGTCCAGGTCTCTGAGGGTTTTACTCCGGACAGGGTAGCGATACGGCTTGAGCATGAAATCAATGGCGTGAAGGCGATAGCCTCCGACGAGGTCATCAGCACCGTGCGAAGACAATTGAGCGGCATCTTGAAAGGGATCTATGCCGTGAGCGGCGTTCTCTGGGTGCTGGCCCTCCTCATGATGGGATTCGCTTTTTCGATGATGGTGAACGAACGGCAGAGGGAGATCGGTGTCCTGAGGGCAATGGGCGCAAAGAAGAGACATATCTTCCGGCTCGTCGTGACGGAGGCGTTGATGATAGCGATTCTCGGAGGACTTGTTGGTCTCAGCGGCGGCGCCCTCCTCGTGGCTTCATTCAGAAAGCTCATTATCCATAGCCTCAAGCTCCCCTATCTCCTCCCGTCCCTGCCCGTGCTCACGGAGCTCGTCTTCGGAGCGCTCATCTTCTCGCTCTTCACCGGGTTCCTCGCAGTCATCGTCCCGGCAGTCACTGCCAGCCGCATGGAGCCTTATGATGCGATCAGGAGGGGAGAATAGGATGACAAGGAATGTTTCGATAATTTTTTCGGTAGCGCCGATTCTCATCCTTTGCCTTTCTCTGCGAGCTGCGGAGGGATGATGAAAAGAACTCTTGGATTTCTCGTTTCTATCCTCATGATGTTTTCCCTGCCCACGGCATGCAGCAAGAAACAGGAGGAACAGCGGCCAAGTTCAGCTGCTAATCCTTACACGTCGGAATCTGTGTATGCCGAAGTCCAGAAGAAGATAGAGAGCAATCCCAGGGACCCCGACCTCTGGTACCATCTCTCAGAACTCTATGACCGGAATGCCCAGTACAAGGAAGAGATCGAGGCGCTCAAGAAGGTTATAGAGTTGAAACCGGACATGGGATACGCCTATTTCAGGCTAGGCACGGCCTATAACCGTCTGGGCCAGCACCGTGAAGCAGTCGAGAGCTTCAAGAAGGCCCTGAAGTATATGCCTGACTATCCCGTTGCCTATAACAACCTAGCCATAGCCTATGGGAAGCTCGGCATGACAGACGAGGAGATCTCCGCCCTGAAAAAGGCGATCGCCTTGCGCCCCTCCTATGCTACTGCACGGTACAACTTGGGCGTTGCATACATGAAGGCAGGAAGGAAAAATGAAGCGATGACTATGTATCGAGAGCTCAAGAAGTCCGATGAAGGCATGGCAGATGCCCTCATGAAAGAGATCGAGAGCCATGGAAGAGGAAAGTAGATGATAGAGGTCAAAGGGCTTACGAAGACATACAAGGCCGGCGGCCTCGTCCTCAGGGCCGTCGACGATGTGAGCATGAAGATCGAGAAAGGAGAGATGGTTTCGATTGTGGGACACTCGGGCAGTGGAAAGACAACACTCCTGAGTCTGATCGGCGGGTTGACGCGGCCCAACAGCGGAACAGTCGTCATAGACAGCATTGACCTCTGGTCGATAGACGATGACACCCTCTCAGAGATGAGAAGCAGAAAGATGAACTTCATCTACCAGTTTTCGAGTCTTATTCCGACGCTCACGGTGATTGAGAATATTATCCTCCCCATGGCCTTCAGTGGGATAAAAGACGTTCCCCATGAATATGCCATGGACCTCCTGGATAGAGTCGGTCTCAAGGACAAGGCCCCTGTATATCCTTCACAACTCTCAGGCGGACAGCAGCGGCGCGCGGCGATAGCAAGGGCCTTTATCAACGCCCCCGAAATCGTCCTTGCAGACGAGCCTACCGGCGACCTTGACGAGGAGACAGAGCAGGAAGTTCTGAAGCTCTTCAGAAGTATGAACGAAGAAAGGGGCATCACCTTTGTGATCGTTACTCACAGCACTGAGCTTGCCGGCCAGGCCGACAGAAGGATGAGGATGCACAACGGTATCATCTCGGAGGTTGAGAAGTAGGTCCTTTTAGCATGGAGACTGCTGGGAAGTTCGAGAGGCTCACGAGGCGCGGGATACTCTCCGCCGGTGAGCTTGGTGCATACATGAGAGAATCCGCCGCTTCTGGCTCACACCTCGAAGACCTTTTGATAAGGAAAGGCGTTCCGAAACACGAGATCATCTTCTGTCTTTCCGAATATTACAACTGCCCTGTCATCGAGTATGAGGAAGGATTTCTCCTTTCAAGGAATATTACGAGCAGAATTGACCTCGAAAGGACCAAGGAACGCCTCTGGGTTCCTCTCTCGTTCAGCCGTGAGAAGGCCGAGGTCATCGCCTGTTATCCTGACGATCCTTCCGTGACAGAGGAAATCAAGCAAACCCTTGGGGCAGAGCATATTGAATTTATGGTAGCATTGCCTTCGGACCTCGTCAGGATCGTAGAAAACAGTCTGGATCTGAACCCGGGATTTCCCCCTTCAGCAGGAAGGACACCTCTTGCCAAGGTCAGGACCTTTCTCGCCGACCGGCGCTCCCTCTTCGCATGCCACCGGACATCGTTGGCAAAGGGAAGAACGGGTCTTGCCTTTCTCCGCACGGGGATCTCTTTCATGGCGGTCGCCCTTGTGCTCTTCAGACTCTTCGGGTTTGGATACCTCACAATCCTCGAGGCCGTCCTTCTGATCTCAGGATTCGTCATGGCCCTCGACGGCATCGCGTGGTACATACCTGCAAGAAGGACAGCCGGGCACATTTCACCGTGCTCATCCACAGAGTCTACATGCGGGACCACGGTACTTGAGGTGTTAGATCCCGGCGACAATCCAGTCTTCAGGAGAACAGACCCGATTCCCGGTGCCGGAGAACTCCGTTCGGACTGGATTGATCTCTCTCCTGTCATGAGGCGCCGGTATCTCGCAAGTGACAGGACCGATCTTGCCGAGGAGAGGACAGTCCTCGCATGTTACAGAACCTTTATGGCCCGGGCCAGGACCGGCCTTGCCTTCACCCGGACGGGCGTCTCCTTTATCGGTCTCGGCACCGCGCTTATGCGACAGTTCCATGCCGGCCCCTGGACCATTTTTGATATCGCCCTGATTTTCATTGGTACCGCAATGGCCTTCGAAGGTCTCCACTGGTATGTCCCCGGCCGTCGCGCAGGGGTGAAAGGGATCGAGTCGATCAGAAGGATTGAAGATAAGCTCTGCATCTGGGATTTTTGCTTACCTCCGTCCGTAAAACGTCATCACCAGGGTGACGGCAAGACCGTTTTTCCTCCTGTTCGGCCGTCGCATTCCCCGGGGATCTGGGCGACGACAGGCCTTGCACTCGAAAGAACAGTCCTTGCGGAGAGAAGAAACGTGATGGCGAGGCTTCGGACGATCATGGCACGCTCAAGGACCGGTATGGCATTCATCAGGACGGGCATGAGCATCGCATCCGTGGGTATGGCTCTCCTTGTCTATTTTGGGCCGGGGAGCATTCTCTGGTCCTTTTTTGATATAACCCTGCTTCTGACGGGATTGTTCTTCATAGCCGACGGGATCCGTTGGCACAGTCCCTCCGAAACCATAAGGAAACAGTTCCCCTACTGTTATGGAGAGATGGAGATTTCGATCCCTGATTACGGCGTGCCCACACGCACATGGAGTA is a window from the Thermodesulfovibrionales bacterium genome containing:
- a CDS encoding TIGR02186 family protein yields the protein MKEIWTSEVGRGKITFCLSIALLVLFVITRYPGQASAALTVTANHDRIKIDFLYHGSSVSVRGEADAGTDLIVKIASPEGHEALKKKGKMAGLLWMNVGELTFEGVPTLYFVHSTRKLEDILSREEMDKYVIGYPALERHAELKPALTEGEKDLWFREFLKYKQASRLYDMSSGKLYTSDMKKESPDLAAGKEGKQNYYTLLDWPYQAPPGDYIVTVYAVKDNKVIEKAETAVVVEQVGLVKTLSSMAKNRGALYGMLSILAALGAGFGVGMVFRKGGGAH
- a CDS encoding universal stress protein translates to MYDNILVAFDGSDYSKAALTEISHWINRHGGNVSLVHAVYFDEEEFSIAPEQREKRLELGKKICFQKKEKLSSEFGLDADSLVCEGDPPEVIVDIASEKKADLIAMGTHGRRGLKRLLMGSVTSAVIVQAPCDVLVVKRPCSKCTGTYRSIMVPFDGSDSGRSALSRACHLAKIDNAEITALYVIPRYEEMIDFFKTESIRSSLGQEARKIVDSAADLAAAQGISIKTEIVEGQAAEKIVDSAKKMKIDLIAMGSHGHRGVDKAILGSTAERVIMYAACPVLVVKR
- a CDS encoding YncE family protein, with translation MRKRVVLLLLVVFAIAGYVIASAVEMADTCLTGPGDSIEAKVVTPEEGVTFNATAYIAGHGGHIAVVDMRTMKPPTDMEKGRIVLTEAGSEMEGKIAGMSFEEVKKAGGTHGQAIVAEKGKKVLVAGTLSGDVYKIDLATGKKSGPYKVGEKFCGAVVGPDGNIYFEDMADGNVYVWDSQKLKTVDKMPVGKAVCGIQWTKNNKKAYITDMPTGTVYVYDWTTKKKIKEITSPEMTFLHQARMTPDGKYLFVSAPNEFDPGLKPPTHKSQVIVIDTAKDTIIKRIILPDDVRPHDFAFTKDGRYVFLSSRTYADDSAINVMDLKTGNIVRKVSACAECHKNAGVTVRIDKGSPLLCGIEVDWH
- a CDS encoding FtsX-like permease family protein, which translates into the protein MKAKLNIVSFAVKNLRRKIVRTALLLLAVAVVTGTLFSATLFISSMQNALKIGTYRLGADVLIVPEKYEAQARSALLAGEPTSFYMKHDVLDQARKVEGVKAASPQVFVKPASFTCCYNVDVFLVAFEPGTDFTVTPWVEKHLKRPLGMNEVITGRDVPVITGDSLPFFGTIFKVVGTLEPTGMKFFDRSVFMTLDAAYKMAEDSKTKSMQPIDLPAKSISAVLVQVSEGFTPDRVAIRLEHEINGVKAIASDEVISTVRRQLSGILKGIYAVSGVLWVLALLMMGFAFSMMVNERQREIGVLRAMGAKKRHIFRLVVTEALMIAILGGLVGLSGGALLVASFRKLIIHSLKLPYLLPSLPVLTELVFGALIFSLFTGFLAVIVPAVTASRMEPYDAIRRGE
- a CDS encoding tetratricopeptide repeat protein; amino-acid sequence: MMKRTLGFLVSILMMFSLPTACSKKQEEQRPSSAANPYTSESVYAEVQKKIESNPRDPDLWYHLSELYDRNAQYKEEIEALKKVIELKPDMGYAYFRLGTAYNRLGQHREAVESFKKALKYMPDYPVAYNNLAIAYGKLGMTDEEISALKKAIALRPSYATARYNLGVAYMKAGRKNEAMTMYRELKKSDEGMADALMKEIESHGRGK
- a CDS encoding ABC transporter ATP-binding protein — encoded protein: MIEVKGLTKTYKAGGLVLRAVDDVSMKIEKGEMVSIVGHSGSGKTTLLSLIGGLTRPNSGTVVIDSIDLWSIDDDTLSEMRSRKMNFIYQFSSLIPTLTVIENIILPMAFSGIKDVPHEYAMDLLDRVGLKDKAPVYPSQLSGGQQRRAAIARAFINAPEIVLADEPTGDLDEETEQEVLKLFRSMNEERGITFVIVTHSTELAGQADRRMRMHNGIISEVEK